One Eubacteriales bacterium mix99 genomic window carries:
- a CDS encoding DUF6079 family protein, producing MKYSELISFKPIESTIQLVEGTKTQSGVKELVQTYVMSDSMAESLQAPVIDQLQMDEVVDNKGVFIVGNYGTGKSHLMSVISAVANDAGNLQYLQNQNFAKRMEPVAGKFEILRLEIGGVTMTLYDILFDYIEEDFQRRGIDFKKPDYSTVRDNKKVIRQMMEAFNAKYPDKGYLIVVDEFLAYLTSRDERQLVLDLEVLRAFGEMCSKSNLRIILGIQEKIFDNPKFSFVSETLKHVSDRFTQMEITKEDTEYVVSERILKKNPEQKALIRNHLEKFSSLYSGMSTRMDEFVDLFPIHPAYIDVFNKVYLVENRHILKNISRVIRDIFDKDVPEDAPGIYSFDTYWPAIKGNGLLKSDVTISKVVNASTQLEEIINRSFPHKVYKPLAIQIIYALSVHRLTTNGLDVQFGLTAENLKDDLCLYLDSMPENDADFLLGVVNTTLKDIMTTVSGQFIIHNDANNQYYIDVDKIVDYDEKINQKASLLAPAELNRYFYTVVYNCLEWDAKEYVTNFKIYEYDLNWNSHNIFREGYLFMGLPGERSTAQPERDFYIHIMPPYDNDNVDIANLPDEVYFFFRSADEFKKNLELYAAANQLAEISEGKDKEAYLNKAKMFNRQLVKYLSDNKNTCFNVTYKAQMRQLIEVLKGKYRPDLTFKDTIDLAASICLDEYFNNKYKDFPVMKTRVTRKNMAGLARDSFDYFAGRKTQQARMMLESFGVLEDDKIKPENSKYARYYIDRLQELPPQGVLNYTDLFEEQFMGVYIDKQFKISFLFTPIIFLSLVYAGYAVITLNNGKTITASNLDEIPSTNALDLYEFKYISRPAKMALAELKKMFEVLGLNPALLDLPKDRDNGVKQLIQAAQNLCSDAVLGTRKLSDGFELWGEPLADSQMKARMQSACDKVKEEFSNYSAKFNTFAKLNNFRHTMDEIQEIEKQIWTLRRIPEYLDFKNECGDLVGYIASIQNFDIEELKASIEDARAAFRTARDSIAEGTAGTDAARAVKDALEPVQQQYINLYYDAHLKKRLGIEDAQRKGKIQESLALKNLRKLHSITILPGAKLSDLETSMANIKVCYELTPNELKKNPICPHCHFDMSSHERNVHGLLDQIDDGIDELTKEWTKKLLETVTDPLVLAQKQYLSNDQQKVIDDFVSSKELPKRVDDFFVESITALLKGFEPVVIDAETLVEKLEQLQPLSEDNFRKKLNDIIASYTRGKDESKLRIVVKRKEN from the coding sequence TAAGTTTGAGATCCTCCGTTTGGAAATCGGTGGCGTTACCATGACGCTCTACGATATTCTCTTTGACTACATTGAAGAGGATTTCCAGCGTCGTGGCATTGACTTCAAGAAACCAGACTATTCGACGGTCCGCGACAACAAGAAGGTCATCCGGCAGATGATGGAAGCCTTCAATGCAAAGTATCCGGACAAGGGGTATTTGATTGTCGTCGATGAGTTCCTTGCCTACCTGACATCCAGAGACGAACGTCAGCTGGTTCTTGACCTGGAAGTGCTGCGTGCATTCGGAGAAATGTGCTCCAAGAGCAATCTCCGTATCATTCTTGGCATTCAGGAAAAGATCTTCGACAATCCGAAATTCAGCTTTGTCTCTGAAACGTTGAAGCACGTCAGTGACCGTTTCACACAGATGGAAATTACAAAAGAGGATACGGAATATGTTGTTTCAGAAAGAATCCTGAAGAAGAATCCGGAACAGAAGGCTCTGATTCGGAATCACCTCGAGAAGTTTTCCAGCCTTTACAGCGGCATGTCTACTCGCATGGATGAGTTTGTGGATCTGTTCCCCATTCACCCGGCCTATATAGATGTGTTCAATAAGGTCTATCTTGTGGAGAACCGCCATATCCTGAAAAACATCTCCAGGGTCATCCGTGACATCTTCGATAAAGACGTACCGGAAGATGCACCGGGAATCTATTCCTTCGACACCTATTGGCCTGCGATCAAGGGAAATGGGCTTCTGAAAAGTGACGTCACAATCAGCAAGGTCGTGAATGCCAGCACACAGCTGGAGGAGATTATCAACCGGTCATTCCCACACAAGGTCTATAAACCATTGGCGATTCAGATCATCTACGCACTTAGCGTGCACAGACTAACGACAAACGGCCTCGATGTGCAGTTCGGACTGACGGCAGAAAACCTGAAAGATGACCTCTGCCTCTATCTGGACTCCATGCCGGAAAACGATGCAGACTTTCTCCTTGGCGTTGTCAATACAACACTCAAGGACATCATGACAACGGTCTCTGGACAGTTCATTATCCATAATGATGCCAACAATCAGTACTATATCGATGTCGACAAAATCGTTGACTACGATGAAAAGATCAACCAGAAGGCATCACTGCTGGCTCCAGCAGAACTGAACCGATACTTCTACACGGTTGTCTATAACTGCCTTGAATGGGACGCGAAGGAATACGTCACGAATTTTAAGATTTACGAATACGACTTGAACTGGAACAGCCACAATATCTTCCGGGAAGGCTATCTCTTTATGGGACTTCCGGGAGAGCGCAGCACTGCCCAGCCGGAGCGCGATTTCTATATTCACATCATGCCGCCTTATGACAACGATAATGTGGATATTGCTAATCTCCCGGACGAGGTATACTTCTTCTTCCGCTCTGCGGATGAGTTCAAGAAGAATCTTGAACTTTATGCTGCTGCAAATCAGCTGGCTGAAATCAGCGAAGGAAAAGATAAGGAAGCATATTTGAACAAGGCGAAGATGTTCAACCGCCAGCTTGTAAAATATCTGAGCGACAACAAGAACACCTGCTTCAATGTGACCTACAAGGCTCAGATGCGGCAGCTGATCGAAGTCCTCAAGGGTAAGTACAGACCAGATCTGACATTTAAGGACACGATCGACCTTGCGGCTTCGATCTGCCTTGACGAGTACTTCAATAACAAATATAAGGATTTCCCGGTCATGAAGACCAGAGTCACCCGCAAGAACATGGCGGGGCTGGCACGGGATTCCTTTGACTATTTTGCAGGCCGGAAGACGCAGCAGGCGCGGATGATGCTTGAGAGTTTTGGTGTACTCGAGGATGACAAGATAAAACCGGAAAACTCAAAGTACGCCAGATATTATATCGATCGCCTGCAGGAGCTGCCACCGCAGGGCGTGCTGAACTATACAGACCTGTTTGAAGAACAATTCATGGGTGTGTATATCGACAAGCAATTTAAGATCAGCTTCTTGTTTACGCCAATCATCTTCCTGTCGCTTGTCTACGCGGGATACGCAGTCATTACACTGAACAACGGCAAGACAATCACGGCATCTAATCTGGACGAGATCCCGAGCACAAATGCGCTTGATCTCTATGAGTTTAAGTATATCTCCCGCCCGGCAAAGATGGCTCTTGCTGAGCTCAAGAAGATGTTCGAGGTGCTTGGCCTCAATCCTGCGCTCCTGGATCTTCCGAAGGACAGAGATAATGGTGTCAAGCAGCTTATTCAGGCCGCACAGAATCTCTGCAGTGATGCAGTTCTCGGAACGAGAAAACTTTCTGACGGTTTCGAGTTGTGGGGAGAGCCGCTCGCCGATTCGCAGATGAAGGCGAGGATGCAGAGCGCCTGCGACAAGGTCAAGGAGGAATTCAGCAACTACTCAGCGAAGTTCAACACTTTTGCGAAGCTGAATAATTTCCGCCACACGATGGATGAGATTCAGGAAATCGAGAAGCAGATCTGGACTTTGCGCCGTATTCCTGAGTACCTCGATTTCAAGAACGAATGCGGAGATCTCGTTGGCTATATCGCCAGTATCCAGAACTTCGACATTGAGGAGCTGAAAGCTTCCATCGAAGATGCGCGTGCAGCTTTCCGTACGGCCAGAGACAGCATCGCGGAGGGTACCGCTGGTACGGACGCAGCCCGTGCGGTGAAGGATGCGCTGGAGCCGGTTCAGCAGCAGTACATCAATCTCTACTACGATGCGCATTTGAAGAAACGTCTCGGCATAGAGGACGCACAGCGCAAAGGCAAGATTCAGGAGAGTCTTGCACTCAAGAATCTCCGGAAACTGCATAGCATCACAATCCTGCCCGGCGCGAAGCTTTCCGACCTTGAAACCTCAATGGCGAATATTAAAGTCTGCTATGAGCTGACACCGAACGAACTGAAAAAGAATCCGATCTGCCCGCATTGCCATTTCGATATGAGCAGCCATGAGAGAAATGTTCATGGACTGCTGGATCAGATCGATGACGGCATTGATGAGCTGACGAAGGAATGGACAAAGAAGCTGCTGGAAACCGTCACTGATCCGCTCGTGCTCGCGCAGAAGCAGTACTTGAGTAATGACCAGCAGAAAGTAATCGACGACTTCGTTTCTTCCAAGGAGCTGCCGAAACGAGTAGATGATTTCTTCGTAGAGAGCATCACCGCGCTTCTGAAGGGATTCGAGCCTGTGGTCATCGACGCGGAAACGCTGGTGGAAAAGCTCGAACAGCTACAGCCGCTCAGTGAAGATAACTTCCGTAAGAAGCTGAACGATATCATCGCTTCCTACACTAGAGGCAAGGATGAAAGCAAGCTGCGTATCGTCGTAAAGCGTAAGGAGAATTAA